In Mycteria americana isolate JAX WOST 10 ecotype Jacksonville Zoo and Gardens chromosome 3, USCA_MyAme_1.0, whole genome shotgun sequence, a single genomic region encodes these proteins:
- the STMN4 gene encoding stathmin-4 isoform X6: MSPESAERQPKRRRWGTLLLQTPKDCHAMTLAAYKEKMKELPLVSLFCSCFLSDPLNKPAYTYEDTVDLTWCVISDMEVIELNKRTSGQSFEVILKPPSFDGIPEFNASLPRRRDPSLEEIQKKLEAAEERRKYQEAELLKHLAEKREHEREVIQKAIEENNNFIKMAKEKLAQKMESNKENREAHLAAMLERLQEKDKHAEEVRKNKELKEEASR; encoded by the exons ATGAGCCCGGAGAGCGCGGAGAGGCAGCCCAAGCGCCGGCGGTGGG GAACGCTCTTGCTGCAGACGCCCAAGGATTGTCACGCCATGACTCTGGCTG CTTacaaagagaagatgaaggagCTGCCTCTCGTCTCCCTCTTTTGCTCCTGTTTCCTCTCGGACCCCCTGAACAAGCCAGCATACACCTATGAAG ACACGGTAGACCTCACCTGGTGCGTCATCTCCGACATGGAAGTCATCGAGCTCAACAAGCGGACCTCGGGGCAGTCCTTCGAGGTCATCCTGAAGCCCCCGTCGTTCGACGGCATCCCCGAGTTCAATGCCTCCCTGCCCCGGCGGCGTGACCCGTCCCTGGAGGAGATCCAGAAGAAGCTGGAggcggcagaggagaggaggaag TAccaggaggctgagctgctgAAGCATCTGGCGGAGAAGCGGGAGCACGAGCGGGAGGTCATCCAGAAGGCCATCGAGGAAAACAACAACTTCATCAAAATGGCCAAAGAGAAGCTGGCGCAGAAGATGGAGTCCAACAAGGAGAACCGCGAGGCCCATTTAGCAGCCATGCTGGAGCGCTTGCAGGAGAAG GACAAACACGCGGaagaagtgaggaaaaacaaggagctcaaggaagAAGCCTCCAGGTAA
- the STMN4 gene encoding stathmin-4 isoform X1: MSPESAERQPKRRRWGTLLLQTPKDCHAMTLAAYKEKMKELPLVSLFCSCFLSDPLNKPAYTYEADTVDLTWCVISDMEVIELNKRTSGQSFEVILKPPSFDGIPEFNASLPRRRDPSLEEIQKKLEAAEERRKYQEAELLKHLAEKREHEREVIQKAIEENNNFIKMAKEKLAQKMESNKENREAHLAAMLERLQEKQVCSQPQHGRSHPHHLQLPPKHPFCKELAQCPSPNASASLGSEAESTR, translated from the exons ATGAGCCCGGAGAGCGCGGAGAGGCAGCCCAAGCGCCGGCGGTGGG GAACGCTCTTGCTGCAGACGCCCAAGGATTGTCACGCCATGACTCTGGCTG CTTacaaagagaagatgaaggagCTGCCTCTCGTCTCCCTCTTTTGCTCCTGTTTCCTCTCGGACCCCCTGAACAAGCCAGCATACACCTATGAAG CAGACACGGTAGACCTCACCTGGTGCGTCATCTCCGACATGGAAGTCATCGAGCTCAACAAGCGGACCTCGGGGCAGTCCTTCGAGGTCATCCTGAAGCCCCCGTCGTTCGACGGCATCCCCGAGTTCAATGCCTCCCTGCCCCGGCGGCGTGACCCGTCCCTGGAGGAGATCCAGAAGAAGCTGGAggcggcagaggagaggaggaag TAccaggaggctgagctgctgAAGCATCTGGCGGAGAAGCGGGAGCACGAGCGGGAGGTCATCCAGAAGGCCATCGAGGAAAACAACAACTTCATCAAAATGGCCAAAGAGAAGCTGGCGCAGAAGATGGAGTCCAACAAGGAGAACCGCGAGGCCCATTTAGCAGCCATGCTGGAGCGCTTGCAGGAGAAG CAGGTCTGTTCCCAACCTCAGCACGGAAGGTCCCACCCTCACCACCTCCAGCTCCCTCCAAAACATCCCTTCTGCAAGGAGCTCGCCCAGTGCCCTTCTCCAAACGCCTCAGCTAGCCTTGGGTCAGAGGCAGAGAGCACGAGATAA
- the STMN4 gene encoding stathmin-4 isoform X2 yields the protein MSPESAERQPKRRRWGTLLLQTPKDCHAMTLAAYKEKMKELPLVSLFCSCFLSDPLNKPAYTYEADTVDLTWCVISDMEVIELNKRTSGQSFEVILKPPSFDGIPEFNASLPRRRDPSLEEIQKKLEAAEERRKYQEAELLKHLAEKREHEREVIQKAIEENNNFIKMAKEKLAQKMESNKENREAHLAAMLERLQEKVCSQPQHGRSHPHHLQLPPKHPFCKELAQCPSPNASASLGSEAESTR from the exons ATGAGCCCGGAGAGCGCGGAGAGGCAGCCCAAGCGCCGGCGGTGGG GAACGCTCTTGCTGCAGACGCCCAAGGATTGTCACGCCATGACTCTGGCTG CTTacaaagagaagatgaaggagCTGCCTCTCGTCTCCCTCTTTTGCTCCTGTTTCCTCTCGGACCCCCTGAACAAGCCAGCATACACCTATGAAG CAGACACGGTAGACCTCACCTGGTGCGTCATCTCCGACATGGAAGTCATCGAGCTCAACAAGCGGACCTCGGGGCAGTCCTTCGAGGTCATCCTGAAGCCCCCGTCGTTCGACGGCATCCCCGAGTTCAATGCCTCCCTGCCCCGGCGGCGTGACCCGTCCCTGGAGGAGATCCAGAAGAAGCTGGAggcggcagaggagaggaggaag TAccaggaggctgagctgctgAAGCATCTGGCGGAGAAGCGGGAGCACGAGCGGGAGGTCATCCAGAAGGCCATCGAGGAAAACAACAACTTCATCAAAATGGCCAAAGAGAAGCTGGCGCAGAAGATGGAGTCCAACAAGGAGAACCGCGAGGCCCATTTAGCAGCCATGCTGGAGCGCTTGCAGGAGAAG GTCTGTTCCCAACCTCAGCACGGAAGGTCCCACCCTCACCACCTCCAGCTCCCTCCAAAACATCCCTTCTGCAAGGAGCTCGCCCAGTGCCCTTCTCCAAACGCCTCAGCTAGCCTTGGGTCAGAGGCAGAGAGCACGAGATAA
- the STMN4 gene encoding stathmin-4 isoform X5, which translates to MSPESAERQPKRRRWGTLLLQTPKDCHAMTLAAYKEKMKELPLVSLFCSCFLSDPLNKPAYTYEADTVDLTWCVISDMEVIELNKRTSGQSFEVILKPPSFDGIPEFNASLPRRRDPSLEEIQKKLEAAEERRKYQEAELLKHLAEKREHEREVIQKAIEENNNFIKMAKEKLAQKMESNKENREAHLAAMLERLQEKDKHAEEVRKNKELKEEASR; encoded by the exons ATGAGCCCGGAGAGCGCGGAGAGGCAGCCCAAGCGCCGGCGGTGGG GAACGCTCTTGCTGCAGACGCCCAAGGATTGTCACGCCATGACTCTGGCTG CTTacaaagagaagatgaaggagCTGCCTCTCGTCTCCCTCTTTTGCTCCTGTTTCCTCTCGGACCCCCTGAACAAGCCAGCATACACCTATGAAG CAGACACGGTAGACCTCACCTGGTGCGTCATCTCCGACATGGAAGTCATCGAGCTCAACAAGCGGACCTCGGGGCAGTCCTTCGAGGTCATCCTGAAGCCCCCGTCGTTCGACGGCATCCCCGAGTTCAATGCCTCCCTGCCCCGGCGGCGTGACCCGTCCCTGGAGGAGATCCAGAAGAAGCTGGAggcggcagaggagaggaggaag TAccaggaggctgagctgctgAAGCATCTGGCGGAGAAGCGGGAGCACGAGCGGGAGGTCATCCAGAAGGCCATCGAGGAAAACAACAACTTCATCAAAATGGCCAAAGAGAAGCTGGCGCAGAAGATGGAGTCCAACAAGGAGAACCGCGAGGCCCATTTAGCAGCCATGCTGGAGCGCTTGCAGGAGAAG GACAAACACGCGGaagaagtgaggaaaaacaaggagctcaaggaagAAGCCTCCAGGTAA
- the STMN4 gene encoding stathmin-4 isoform X4, whose protein sequence is MSPESAERQPKRRRWGTLLLQTPKDCHAMTLAAYKEKMKELPLVSLFCSCFLSDPLNKPAYTYEDTVDLTWCVISDMEVIELNKRTSGQSFEVILKPPSFDGIPEFNASLPRRRDPSLEEIQKKLEAAEERRKYQEAELLKHLAEKREHEREVIQKAIEENNNFIKMAKEKLAQKMESNKENREAHLAAMLERLQEKVCSQPQHGRSHPHHLQLPPKHPFCKELAQCPSPNASASLGSEAESTR, encoded by the exons ATGAGCCCGGAGAGCGCGGAGAGGCAGCCCAAGCGCCGGCGGTGGG GAACGCTCTTGCTGCAGACGCCCAAGGATTGTCACGCCATGACTCTGGCTG CTTacaaagagaagatgaaggagCTGCCTCTCGTCTCCCTCTTTTGCTCCTGTTTCCTCTCGGACCCCCTGAACAAGCCAGCATACACCTATGAAG ACACGGTAGACCTCACCTGGTGCGTCATCTCCGACATGGAAGTCATCGAGCTCAACAAGCGGACCTCGGGGCAGTCCTTCGAGGTCATCCTGAAGCCCCCGTCGTTCGACGGCATCCCCGAGTTCAATGCCTCCCTGCCCCGGCGGCGTGACCCGTCCCTGGAGGAGATCCAGAAGAAGCTGGAggcggcagaggagaggaggaag TAccaggaggctgagctgctgAAGCATCTGGCGGAGAAGCGGGAGCACGAGCGGGAGGTCATCCAGAAGGCCATCGAGGAAAACAACAACTTCATCAAAATGGCCAAAGAGAAGCTGGCGCAGAAGATGGAGTCCAACAAGGAGAACCGCGAGGCCCATTTAGCAGCCATGCTGGAGCGCTTGCAGGAGAAG GTCTGTTCCCAACCTCAGCACGGAAGGTCCCACCCTCACCACCTCCAGCTCCCTCCAAAACATCCCTTCTGCAAGGAGCTCGCCCAGTGCCCTTCTCCAAACGCCTCAGCTAGCCTTGGGTCAGAGGCAGAGAGCACGAGATAA
- the STMN4 gene encoding stathmin-4 isoform X3, whose amino-acid sequence MSPESAERQPKRRRWGTLLLQTPKDCHAMTLAAYKEKMKELPLVSLFCSCFLSDPLNKPAYTYEDTVDLTWCVISDMEVIELNKRTSGQSFEVILKPPSFDGIPEFNASLPRRRDPSLEEIQKKLEAAEERRKYQEAELLKHLAEKREHEREVIQKAIEENNNFIKMAKEKLAQKMESNKENREAHLAAMLERLQEKQVCSQPQHGRSHPHHLQLPPKHPFCKELAQCPSPNASASLGSEAESTR is encoded by the exons ATGAGCCCGGAGAGCGCGGAGAGGCAGCCCAAGCGCCGGCGGTGGG GAACGCTCTTGCTGCAGACGCCCAAGGATTGTCACGCCATGACTCTGGCTG CTTacaaagagaagatgaaggagCTGCCTCTCGTCTCCCTCTTTTGCTCCTGTTTCCTCTCGGACCCCCTGAACAAGCCAGCATACACCTATGAAG ACACGGTAGACCTCACCTGGTGCGTCATCTCCGACATGGAAGTCATCGAGCTCAACAAGCGGACCTCGGGGCAGTCCTTCGAGGTCATCCTGAAGCCCCCGTCGTTCGACGGCATCCCCGAGTTCAATGCCTCCCTGCCCCGGCGGCGTGACCCGTCCCTGGAGGAGATCCAGAAGAAGCTGGAggcggcagaggagaggaggaag TAccaggaggctgagctgctgAAGCATCTGGCGGAGAAGCGGGAGCACGAGCGGGAGGTCATCCAGAAGGCCATCGAGGAAAACAACAACTTCATCAAAATGGCCAAAGAGAAGCTGGCGCAGAAGATGGAGTCCAACAAGGAGAACCGCGAGGCCCATTTAGCAGCCATGCTGGAGCGCTTGCAGGAGAAG CAGGTCTGTTCCCAACCTCAGCACGGAAGGTCCCACCCTCACCACCTCCAGCTCCCTCCAAAACATCCCTTCTGCAAGGAGCTCGCCCAGTGCCCTTCTCCAAACGCCTCAGCTAGCCTTGGGTCAGAGGCAGAGAGCACGAGATAA